The Centroberyx gerrardi isolate f3 chromosome 19, fCenGer3.hap1.cur.20231027, whole genome shotgun sequence genome has a segment encoding these proteins:
- the ppp1r36 gene encoding protein phosphatase 1 regulatory subunit 36, with amino-acid sequence MPKQHEETGNVNSPPPGRWVWNDETQTLEFSSNPTVEGLLKKRRETNVNLNDLHQRPEKLAQFSTLNDRGRQSIRKTLSPSHLNAYRSSVMQRQGEHVSMDDVKQVAVSLLQENYALPIPPCFLAVLKSKKLDEFLAVLLLYLSCYFEHKTLENKPKPLMAEQSITERQVMAEALAKVEVAQKKLAICYFHLVMSPEVAQHNVSQWQHAASFNALLCSSRSRVSSTYTEWLLHECLYSFFCYVGWVTLGRKDLRGIQEEVGRLLHSDTFNTALRNRTDGHPGETLLALDGSVKTGRADPEAQGCNAFIQRKSQKRPGLSSIVTQRSPLMVSLLPLPKEQSPHLFLSSRARRHSLLQVRLSDTQALMEELNQQLASVSFGILGKPLRQFSRTTLMPQGAKKKDRGEEDDEDDEHEDDDAEDDADHPGVRVRGSKSSFRRPKSTADRHGSTTRTNTGISRATTEAVTSDTE; translated from the exons ATGCCGAAACAACACGAGGAGACTGGGAAT GTGAACTCACCTCCTCCTGGTCGCTGGGTCTGGAACGATGAAACCCAAACCCTGGAGTTCAG TTCTAATCCAACGGTGGAAGGTTTATtgaagaaaagaagggaaaCCAATGTCAACTTAAACGATCTTCACCAGCGACCAGAGAA GTTGGCCCAGTTCTCTACATTGAACGATAGGGGGCGCCAGAGCATCAGGAAGACACTGAGCCCCTCTCATCTGAATGCATACAGATCCTCAGTGATGCAGAGGCAGGGGGAGCATGTCAGCATGGATGATGTTAAAC AGGTGGCTGTCAGCTTGCTACAAGAAAATTATGCCCTTCCCATTCCACCCTGCTTCCTGGCTGTATTGAA gagTAAAAAACTGGATGAATTCCTGGCTGTCCTTCTCCTCTACCTGTCTTGTTATTTTGAGCACAAGACCCTGGAGAATAAACCTAAGCCCCTCATGGC tgAACAGAGCATCACGGAGCGCCAGGTCATGGCGGAGGCCTTGGCCAAGGTGGAGGTGGCTCAAAAGAAGCTGGCTATCTGCTATTTCCATCTGGTCATGAGCCCAGAGGTGGCACAGCACA ACGTCAGCCAATGGCAGCATGCTGCATCATTCAATGCCCTTCTGTGTTCCTCCAGGAGCCGGGTGTCGTCAACCTACACAGAGTGGCTGCTGCATGAG TGCTTGTACAGCTTCTTCTGCTATGTGGGCTGGGTGACGCTTGGCAGGAAGGACCTGAGGGGCATCCAGGAGGAGGTGGGGCGTCTGCTGCACTCCGACACCTTCAACACTGCACTCAGGAACAGGACCGACGGGCACCCAGGGGAGACCCTCCTCGCCCTGGATGGGTCAGTGAAGACGGGACGAGCCGACCCCGAGGCGCAGGGATGTAATGCTTTTATACAACG AAAGTCCCAGAAGCGCCCTGGCCTGAGCAGCATAGTGACTCAGCGTTCCCCACTGATGGTGTCTCTGCTGCCCTTGCCCAAAGAACAGTCGCCCCATCTGTTCCTCAGCAGCCGGGCCAGGAGGCACAGCCTGCTGCAGGTCAGGCTCAGTGACACCCAGGCCCTGATGGAGGAGCTCAACCAGCAGCTGGCCAGTGTCAG cTTTGGGATTCTTGGCAAGCCATTGAGACAGTTCAGCCGCACTACCCTGATGCCCCAAGGAGCCAAGAAAAAAGACAGGGGCGAGGAAGACGATGAGGACGACGAGCATGAGGATGATGACGCCGAAGACGACGCCGATCACCCCGGCGTCCGCGTTCGAGGCAGCAAGTCGTCCTTCAGGAGGCCCAAGTCGACGGCCGACAGACATGGCAGCACCACCCGCACCAACACTGGCATCTCCAGAGCCACCACGGAGGCAGTGACATCAGATACCGAATGA